The Dermacentor andersoni chromosome 1, qqDerAnde1_hic_scaffold, whole genome shotgun sequence genomic interval GTATTTACATTACATTTTTTGCGCCTGcgccttttcatttatttttaaaaaCCAACGATAATTTTTTATGAGCCACAGATTAAAATCGTGCCATGAAGTTATAGCGAAGAAACCACTTTTTTGCGAGTGAGCAACATGCAGTGCTAAAAACGTACTGCCTAGAGCCATCCTGAATTTCCTCTTAGTCAGCTGCATTGGTACCCATGGCAACGTAAGAATATGAGGGCTAGTGACCCAGCTCTTTTAGTTAAATACCTGTATTTTGGACTAGTACATCATAATTTACCTTTTGCAGGTCTCATTTCACAAGTTCCCACGGGACAAGGCCATGTTCAAAAAGTGGATAATCGCCATAAGAAGGGATCCAGGGCCAAACTTCGTGGTCGGCCAGTTTACGAGGGTCTGCTCCAAACATTTCAAGCCGGATGACTATATCCCAAACGTGGCCAGTGGGCGACGCTTTCTGAAAGACAGTGCTGTGCCGACGCAGTTTGTGTGCCAAGCCTGTGAAACAGCGTCGACCACCTAAGGAGCGAGCACTGCGCTGCAGCAAGAGTCTCACAAGCCATCTTTTACAAGCAGCAAGCCCCGACACTGATCTGAGTGAGCGTGAAAGTAACAGTGACCGAGATATGACCTGGGAACCTTCACAGCAATCCGAAGGTGCAGGCCAACCACGCACAACACTGCTGCAGATGTGGTTTGTCACTCGTGCACTGCCACTTTTCAAAAAATTCAACTGGAGCTAAAAGCAAGGTGCGAAGAAGTTGCACAGCTGTCTGGTCATGTTCAGAACCTTAAAAGGGCTTTAGGTGAAGCAAGGAAGCTCAGAGAGGACATCGTCGCAGTAAACGACAACAACATTGAGCTGATTGCAGAGAACAAAAAGCTAACTGAGCAGCTTGAACATGTCAAAAAGCAGCTGCAAGAAATGCAACGAGCAGCTGAAGACAAAGAAagtcgagaaaaaaaagaaagaaagccatttTCACTTGCGAGGTTCCGTGATGACGACAACAGCATGCAGTTTTACACTGGATTATCTAGCTACAAACACTTTCAATGCTTCCTTTTATACCTGAAGCCGGGTGAAAATGCCTGTAACGTATACTTGGAAAATGAAAGCACACCTGGGGACGTTAGGGGACGTCCACGCAAGCTTGAACCTGCGGAAGAACTTTTTCTCACACTGATGAAATTGAAAACTGGATTTTTCCACCTGCATCTCGGGCATATTTTCGGTGTTTCTGCAAGTACAGTGTCAAGAGTGTTTTCTGGTTGGATAAATTTTATGTACATACAGCTGGGAAAACTTACTCTGTGGGTGCCACGCAGTAAGATTGACAGGCACATGCCTCCTGCATTTCGGGAGCTGTACCCAAGCACAAGGGTGATCATCGATGCCACAGAGGTGAAGTGTGAAGTACCTAGCTCCCTACTTTTGCAGTCAGGTACGTACTCAACTTATAAGTCGGCGAACACGTTTAAGGCTCTCATTGGCGTGGCACCAAATGGTCTTCTTACGTTCGTATCAGAACTGTTCATGGGGTCGCTCTCCGACCGCGAAATAGTGATCAGAAGTGGTTTTCTGGACTTAAAGTTTGCTCCCGGCGACACTGTCATGGCCGACAAGGGCTTTAAGATCACGGATCTACTTCAAGAAAAAGGGGTCGGCCTGAATCTGCCACCTTTCTTGACACAAAAACAATTTGAGGAGGATGACGTGCAGCGGACACAAGAAATCGCTTCACTCCGAATTCACGTCGAAAGGAGAATACAACGAATCAAGTGCTACCACATCTTTGATAGGGCAGTACCACTTTCCCTGGGTCCACTGATTAACCAGATATGGTCAGTGTGTGCCGTGCTGAGCAATATGCAAAGCCCTTTGATCACAGAAAGTGAGTGACTGGTGGGAAAATTGCTTTATTGCTGCTAACTCTTACAAATGGAGGTTTGTTCATTACAAAAGCTTACTTGCTTTTATTGCATAAATGTTTAGCTCTTCATGCAATATTCATGTTTCCACCTGCTGTACGAAGAATGGGAGCAAAGTGTCAAAATAAAAATTGTCTAGCACATGAACCATGTCGTTCCACTCTTTTTCGACGAAACGCACGCGCTGCACTATAATAAAGTGCGGTCCGAAGACAACAAAGTCTGCCCACTGTGTGCGAGTTATCCCCATCTGTCCAATCACCTGCTTGTAGTGTTCATGGGAAACTTTCAGTTCAGGTCGGCAATCTTCATCAAACGCAACGAAGAAGTCTTCCGAAAGGAGAACCTCTCTCGTGGCATGTCTGAGGGAGTATGGGCATTTCACCTCTACTGTCCCCCATGGAAAAGGTTCACAAGGGTCAAAGGTTAGGGCGTCAGGCGATGCTCCAAGCCATGGCCTGGACGGGTCGACAAAAAGGCCACAGTTGAATACTTCAACAGGATGTCCCGCAGTTGTCAAGGTATCCTTGTACCTCAGGAGGGCGTCTTTCTCGTTGGCTATGCCGTACCTGGAAAAGGAATTTAGTGAAGCTTCAGGAATTCGAGTGTACGCCCAGGACAAAAGTGCatttgcaaaatgttttcagtaaCACCATGCCTGAACGTACCTGATGGGCTGAACGCGTGACAGGTCCTTCGGAGTCGTCAGGTTAATCAAGCCTTTCTTTGTCCACTTCTTCCGGTGCAGGACCAAACCGAAGTTGGATGCAGTAAGGCGATGAAGGCGTCCTTCATGCCATGTTAGGCTGTTTCGTTGCCTCCTAGACGTCCTTTCTAGGTCCTGCGCCTCCGCTGGGGTGATGCATATACTCTGAAATGAATTTCAATGGCACATACCTTACGTGTTAGTGTGCAGGGACTGAAACAATTGATTGTTCGAGCCTAAATTAAGGCAATGTAACATGAATATAGAATATAAAACTAGTACCTTAAGAAATGCTGCAGATGCTCCATCGAACGTGTCAGGTATTTTCCATTGTGGAACAGTGAAAGCGCCCGTAAACAGCTCCGCACTTGCCCATATTTGCGGCCGAGGCACTTCTAGCTCTTTGGATATGAAGACTGTAAATCCATGAGGAAGCATAGACTGTTGGTAGTCGAGAAGGCAGCCCTTCAAACGTGTCCCAAATTTTGTTTCAGTGACGTCTGAGCTGTCTGCAGCGTCGAGGAAGCTGGCGAACTCCTGCATACCATTAATTTCTTTCAGTGCATCGGCAAAGGCCTTTATGTCTTCCTCCTGTTGCTTCGGGTCTTCGTTAGCAGCAATGCCTTTATAGAGGCGAGAGGTGCGGGGCAAATCTTGCCCGCCCTCCCCTACTCTCCGCCAGTCTACCTGCTGCAGACTTGTTCCGCGAAGCGGATTGGTCCTTGGCACTCTCCACTGCTGCGGCAAATCTGTCGATGAGAGATGCTCTGGCGCTTCATTGTATCCTTTAACTTGAAGTAATGCCACTAACTTCAGCACagcttgcaaatggttacatgcGTGCTTGCCAGCAGCGCACTCACAAAGGCCGCCAAGTATGTCTCCCTGAAGTGACAACGCTGCCTTGACTGTATATGGTGAGAGGGTTTTTCGTTGGCTTCTGTAGCAGCTGGCCTTCACAAAGATGGTATTAGCCCTGAAACGAAGTGAATACAAATGTAGAACAGTCGCGGTTTATGCTTGATTGCCACGCGAAATTCTTTATATCTTTCAACTGCGATGAGAAGCACGCGACCTTTTGTTACCAATCGGGGGAGGTGGGGGGTTACCCCTTATATACGCAATGGACCGTCGCTCGTTGGGAAATACGCAATTTTTTCAGTGTGGGCGTGTGATGTAGCATGGCTTTTTAACTGCGAGCTTATGCAATCATGCGCACAATCACATTTACGTCCAACAGGAAGCCGATAGGTCTGCTTCGCTGCAGGGCAGATGAATGACACATAAGTGCTCTTGAGGGGGCAAAGTTGATTAACGTAGTCGGACACACGCTGTGACATCAAGCAATGCTGTAAAATGTGATACCTGAATTCCGTAATGGCACGGCGCCCACCACATTTTTCGAGTAAAATCAGACGCTGGGTTTCTTACCCTTCTTTAGAGACTTCATCATTCAACTGCGTTATGGCGAAGCAGAAACACGAGCATTTTTTAGTGCAGATTCACGAAGAAAAGCCCAAAATTTTTGAACAGGTGGTAGCGGGAcaaccgccttttttttttcgggaaataAAGTATTTTACGGATTAGTAATCAGCAAGCGGCTTAACAGTTCCACGAGCGTAAAACCCTGGTGAGCGATTCACCTCAACAAAGTGGTTCTTTTCCGTTCGAGACTGCGTTCACGCACCGTGTATAAAGCTACAAGTACTACAACTAACTATTGCCACATTGAAAACATTGAATGACCAAATTCGGTTAAATTAATCGCCTTTCATTCAGATAGCCTACTACATGGCTCCGAACAAGCGCGCAGGGTGCAGGAGATATTAAGCGCTTCCCAACATGCCCAATCCTTGCGCGCACAAACGTATTGGCCTTGCAAGCTTTCTGAGCGCTGTTACTGATGTTATCTATGAAATTGGCATCACTAAGCCGCAAAAACTTACGTTTTGCAGGAGTAGTTCGCGGAGACTGTAGAGGCAACGACGTAGCTCTCTGTCACCAACTTGTACGCCTTTCGTCGGCCCTTCGTAGTCTTCGTCGAAACAAAGCTGCTGATTGCCGTCTCCCGGAGTGGCGGGAGGCACGACAAGTCACTCTCCCAACCGTGTACCGGGTAAACGACGTCGCTCATGTCGAAATCAGCGTCCAAGTGACACCTGACAACTCCAACTTCTTACAGCAGCACCTCGTCATAGAACAAAGAACCAACAACGGCGGTTACTGCGCTCCCGACGTGCCCGCGCTCCCCCGCAACATGGCGAATTCATTCCCAGGATGCTTTTCGCAACCGAAACCGAAACTCGATTTACTCGGCAGGTGGCGTACTTTTGCAAAGGGTCtattggtgtggtcagggttgatgtacatagatatcACGTCGGACAgcctgcgatgaaagcgctctgtgagaccattagtttgagggtggtagctggaagtcgttttatggatggtaCTGCACGCAtggagaacatcgtcgagaatTTTATGGAGAAAGGTCCTGCCGCAGTCACGCAAAAGGACTGGtggggctccgtgccgtaaaaagatggcttccaagaaaaaggctgcaacctcctctgcggatcccgaagatagtgcggctcTTTCATCGTACCGTGTCAGGTGTCTACAGCTGTGAccatccatcgtttaccgccagtggttaagggtagcggtccatagaggtcgataccaacgactgcgaaaggagcttcgggacacgggacaggttggagcagtccagcctGTGGTAAGGTCAGTCatttgcggtgttggcagagcgaacaggaagccacgtatttcgctacgctaggttgcaagtccaggccaagagaagcggctgcgaattcgctcgtaggttttatggaaactaaagtgaccggcagtgggatcgtcgtgaaaggtctccaGTACCTGGGAccgaagtgatcggggaacgacaggaacccaagggtgtccttcgggatgaaacacgtaccggtataatatcgaattttggATTTAgaagttcttcaactgccgacgcAGTCGAGCGTTACGTGggcgagatgatccgcgaatacgttccataacggagtagcagtaggagtcattacgttgACTAGAGGCAAACGTAGCagaatggctggatgggagccGTTCGAGAGCTGCGAGGGAAGGGAATGCATGCGACGCGCCCTGCGGTTCCATCAcggaaggtggtaagcaagcagcgtttgaagacggtggtaggggacaacgagagagagcatcggcatcctggtgtttctttctagacttgtaggtgacgtcgtattcttgtaaacggagtATCCATCGGCCGAGACGTCCCGTTTAATTCCttagcgtcgccaaccagcacaaggcgtggtgatcagtaacgaccgttaagtggcggccgtgcagataaggccgaaatttttggacggaccaaacaacggcgagacactcttgctcggtaatcgtataatttttctctgcagctgttagcaTGCGACTTGCGTATGGaaccacacgttcttcagaactttgctgacgttgcagaagaacagcgccgataccgcgTCCGCaggcgtcagtatgtagaagagtgggtgcggtgttgtcaAAATGACACAGCACAGGTTCGGACGCGAGGGAACActtgagggcgtcaaaagcagtttggcattcgtccgaccacacgtagggagctccagaaggaaggagttgatggagcggcgccgcaatggtggcaaagttacgtatgaagcgacggaaatacgaagctagaccaaggaagctacgcaagtctttggcgcgttgaggcctggggaagcggaggacagcggtaatcttgtcggggtcaggtcggaggccctccttgctgacaaggtgtccgagcactttaatggttttgctggcgaagtggcactttttttgtattcagctgaaggccagcagctgagaggcatgtcaggacttcgtcgaggcgctgcaagtgctgatggaaggtcgacgaaaatatgatgtcgtcaaggtagcataagcaagtcttccactttaggccccgtagtacggtgtcaatcatccgctcaaatgtgccgggagcattacacaggccgaacggcattacgataaattcgtaaagtccatcgGCTGTGGCAAAGGCGGTTTTTTCGTTGTCTGTttcgtgcatgggtatctgccagtatccggagcgtagatcaaagctggagaaatactccgcgccttgtaatgaatctaacgcatcatcgattcggggcagtggatatacatccttgcgggttattttgttcaaggcccggtagtctacgcaaaatcgcactgagccgtctttcttacgcaccaaaacgacaggtgacgaccaagggcttgaagatgggcggattatgctacgtttcagcatgtcggcaacgtgggtatcgatgatctgtcgttcagcggaagaaacgcgatatggccgccggcgcacgatggaagttccatctgtgtgtatgcgatgagccgtcgcagaagtctgtcccagaagaggagagtggacgtcgaaggagtctttatgcttggataacaatGCCAGTAACGcccccgtctgctgtggcgttagaTCGGAGCTGATGGTACTAGTGAGATCAGAAGCAGGGACCGGATCcatagctgtgggtggttgtgaaacagcagtagttgaggtaagcacagagacaggctgagtgtccaagacgcacaggagaacggcgcctttagaaagcaggactggctcattggtcgtgttgagtacagccaaagtggccaTGCCGTTGGTGAAGCGGacaaggctgggtgccagagcaatccctttggataagcaacgggctgacggtacaactaaaacgtcaccatcggtgatgtcagagttaactgtaaggagttgttcgcgaccagcggcaccatacaatcgtccgcagttcgtaa includes:
- the LOC140215412 gene encoding uncharacterized protein; the encoded protein is MQRAAEDKESREKKERKPFSLARFRDDDNSMQFYTGLSSYKHFQCFLLYLKPGENACNVYLENESTPGDVRGRPRKLEPAEELFLTLMKLKTGFFHLHLGHIFGVSASTVSRVFSGWINFMYIQLGKLTLWVPRSKIDRHMPPAFRELYPSTRVIIDATEVKCEVPSSLLLQSGTYSTYKSANTFKALIGVAPNGLLTFVSELFMGSLSDREIVIRSGFLDLKFAPGDTVMADKGFKITDLLQEKGVGLNLPPFLTQKQFEEDDVQRTQEIASLRIHVERRIQRIKCYHIFDRAVPLSLGPLINQIWSVCAVLSNMQSPLITESE